Proteins encoded within one genomic window of Halalkalibacillus sediminis:
- a CDS encoding VOC family protein, producing MKTNLMHVRINVSDLKRSEKWYTDILGFKVDTEWPPERPEYIRFESEGGAVFAIMEADDCRALRGRIDFYVDDVDALWKKLRGKAHVAEDLHTTSYDTRKFTIQDPDGNKLSFVQG from the coding sequence ATGAAAACTAATCTTATGCATGTCCGTATCAACGTATCTGATTTGAAGAGGTCCGAGAAGTGGTACACGGATATCTTGGGATTCAAGGTTGATACAGAGTGGCCCCCTGAGAGACCAGAGTATATTCGTTTCGAGTCCGAAGGTGGAGCGGTGTTTGCTATTATGGAGGCGGATGATTGCCGTGCATTACGTGGACGAATTGATTTTTATGTCGACGACGTTGATGCACTATGGAAAAAGTTAAGAGGAAAAGCTCATGTGGCAGAGGATCTCCATACTACATCTTACGACACAAGAAAGTTCACCATTCAAGATCCAGATGGTAATAAATTGAGCTTTGTTCAAGGTTAA
- a CDS encoding DUF4440 domain-containing protein encodes MVEAETIMEQYFQAWNTSLISKNGDGIRNFMSRDFVGYWAHSKTKQPDPYFFDYDLEAVLKQMDDAEKSFETTSVAKRDGDQQMTILGRETNMIAGKPYRAQCMFVWKNEHGKWKLLREYIELEG; translated from the coding sequence TTGGTTGAAGCAGAGACTATAATGGAACAATATTTTCAAGCTTGGAATACAAGCTTAATCAGTAAAAATGGAGATGGAATTAGAAATTTCATGTCCAGAGATTTTGTAGGGTATTGGGCTCACTCAAAGACTAAGCAGCCCGACCCTTATTTTTTTGATTACGATCTTGAAGCTGTTTTGAAACAGATGGATGATGCTGAAAAAAGCTTTGAGACTACCTCGGTGGCTAAAAGAGATGGTGATCAGCAGATGACTATTCTCGGTAGAGAAACTAATATGATTGCTGGAAAACCTTATCGAGCACAATGCATGTTTGTCTGGAAAAATGAACATGGCAAATGGAAGCTGTTGAGGGAGTATATTGAATTAGAAGGGTAG
- a CDS encoding NUDIX hydrolase: MAMPTHIVAAAGVVEDGEGNILLVNTYNGGWVFPGGQVEIGENLMDAVVREIKEESGIDAEVVSLIGLYSNTGTHKWYDGVTEVPTKLMSDYVCKLIGGSLTTSEETSDSRWVPKDQVLDFIKTPAIRYRYKKYLEFNGDINYSEYVTHPEFELKASRSV, translated from the coding sequence ATGGCTATGCCAACACATATTGTTGCAGCTGCGGGAGTTGTTGAAGACGGAGAGGGAAATATTCTATTAGTGAATACATACAACGGAGGATGGGTATTCCCAGGAGGCCAAGTTGAGATCGGAGAAAATTTGATGGATGCAGTGGTAAGGGAGATTAAAGAAGAAAGCGGAATCGATGCAGAGGTAGTAAGTTTGATCGGACTCTACTCAAATACTGGTACACATAAATGGTATGACGGTGTAACGGAAGTACCGACCAAACTGATGTCAGACTATGTATGCAAGTTGATTGGTGGTTCATTGACCACCTCAGAGGAGACCTCTGACAGTCGATGGGTTCCAAAGGATCAAGTTCTTGATTTTATAAAGACACCCGCGATTCGATATCGGTATAAAAAGTACTTGGAATTCAATGGTGACATTAATTATTCAGAGTATGTCACTCATCCGGAATTTGAATTGAAAGCTAGTAGATCAGTTTAA
- a CDS encoding M42 family metallopeptidase translates to MFKENFLTQLQSLARIQGTPGQEMKVVEELVDLFKPVADHVEVDQMGNLYAYLEGNQPGPTMMVSAHSDEIGCMVKDIDDNGFIHIDRTGGVLESLLVGRKVNVNGNFGVVGVKAGHLQTPEERKGQPSISQLYVDVGAKSKAEVIEMGIQIGDPITYISEIEQFANKDLICGKAIDNRSCCVLLVELMKSLENRNFAGTLVGVVTVQEEVGLRGAKVATYKLNPDFAFVIDTIPCADTPDSIGTGLPVGIGGGPVIPALAGSSVRGNIMAPQMKKLIIEHAEKEDIPYQLAVLPGASSDVSAVHLEREGILAGAITFARRYSHSPVEVADLNDFEQGLKLLTALIEKNDQWGSMEFI, encoded by the coding sequence ATGTTCAAAGAAAATTTTCTAACGCAACTCCAATCTCTAGCAAGAATCCAGGGTACACCTGGTCAGGAGATGAAGGTAGTAGAAGAACTAGTAGACCTTTTCAAACCAGTAGCAGACCACGTAGAAGTCGATCAAATGGGAAATTTATATGCCTATTTAGAAGGAAATCAACCCGGTCCTACGATGATGGTTTCTGCCCATTCTGATGAGATAGGATGTATGGTAAAAGATATTGATGATAATGGGTTTATACACATCGATCGTACTGGTGGAGTACTTGAATCGTTGTTGGTCGGACGAAAAGTGAATGTGAATGGAAATTTTGGTGTCGTGGGAGTTAAAGCGGGACATTTACAGACTCCGGAAGAGAGGAAAGGACAACCTTCGATCAGTCAGTTGTATGTGGATGTAGGTGCCAAGTCGAAGGCTGAAGTGATCGAGATGGGTATTCAAATTGGTGATCCCATTACGTATATCAGTGAAATTGAACAATTCGCAAACAAAGACCTGATCTGTGGTAAGGCGATTGACAACCGTAGTTGTTGTGTTCTTTTGGTTGAATTAATGAAGTCTCTAGAAAACCGGAACTTTGCTGGAACATTGGTAGGTGTAGTAACTGTACAAGAGGAAGTAGGGTTACGAGGTGCCAAGGTTGCAACCTATAAATTAAACCCTGATTTCGCGTTTGTGATAGATACAATTCCGTGCGCGGATACACCAGATAGCATCGGAACAGGTTTGCCAGTTGGAATCGGAGGAGGACCAGTCATACCTGCTTTGGCAGGAAGTTCTGTACGGGGAAACATCATGGCTCCTCAGATGAAAAAATTAATTATTGAACATGCTGAGAAAGAAGACATTCCTTATCAACTTGCAGTGTTGCCAGGCGCAAGCTCAGATGTTTCAGCCGTACACCTAGAACGTGAAGGAATTCTGGCTGGTGCCATCACTTTTGCTAGAAGATACTCCCACTCACCTGTTGAAGTCGCTGACCTGAATGATTTTGAACAAGGATTGAAACTTTTGACTGCCTTGATAGAGAAGAATGACCAGTGGGGTAGTATGGAATTTATTTAA
- a CDS encoding Gfo/Idh/MocA family protein, producing the protein MSTLNVGVIGGGFGLKVQAPMINLHPSMKVTAVSTVNRHELPDDLKNEDVKPNHYTDWKEMLDTEDLDLVFISSMPVLHFEMAKYALEKGFNVVCEKPFTVDSSESEQLVELADRSGQKFLLDFEWRYMRARQKAKELLNEGRIGNLLHFEYHMSMAQYQRLATAKRGWLSQKSKAGGMLGALGSHLIDGMRWLTNSEVKDIAGLLPTHVPEGDGETRDADDGFLIHGVLENGSTFSIQFLSGINHGFGSMMKIFGTEGTIVLEKDEELRFGEANEPLETVQYESVGDVPSELSDVAKRYYEALYPYLEKVYEYIAEDKLDSDLPTIHDGHENQKVLDRIRKQ; encoded by the coding sequence ATGAGTACATTAAATGTTGGCGTTATTGGTGGGGGATTCGGTTTAAAGGTACAAGCTCCGATGATTAATCTTCACCCTTCAATGAAAGTGACAGCTGTTAGCACGGTGAATAGACATGAATTACCTGATGATTTGAAAAATGAAGACGTAAAACCGAATCACTATACGGATTGGAAAGAGATGTTGGACACAGAGGATTTGGATTTAGTTTTTATCAGTTCGATGCCTGTCCTTCACTTCGAAATGGCAAAGTATGCACTTGAGAAAGGATTCAATGTCGTTTGTGAGAAACCTTTCACAGTAGACAGTTCTGAATCTGAACAATTAGTGGAATTGGCCGATAGGAGTGGCCAAAAGTTTCTGTTGGATTTCGAGTGGCGATATATGCGAGCACGTCAAAAAGCTAAAGAACTCTTGAATGAAGGTCGAATAGGAAACTTGCTTCACTTTGAATACCACATGTCGATGGCCCAATATCAGCGCTTGGCAACTGCGAAACGTGGTTGGCTTAGCCAGAAATCTAAAGCCGGCGGGATGTTAGGGGCATTAGGTTCACATTTGATTGACGGAATGAGATGGTTGACTAATAGCGAAGTGAAAGATATAGCGGGGCTGCTTCCAACACATGTTCCAGAAGGTGATGGAGAGACACGTGATGCAGATGACGGTTTTCTTATACACGGTGTGCTAGAAAATGGATCTACTTTTTCAATTCAATTTTTATCTGGAATCAATCATGGCTTCGGTTCAATGATGAAGATCTTTGGTACTGAGGGTACGATCGTCCTTGAAAAAGATGAGGAATTGAGATTTGGGGAAGCAAATGAACCGCTCGAAACTGTGCAATATGAAAGTGTAGGAGACGTACCTAGTGAATTATCGGACGTCGCTAAACGCTATTACGAAGCACTCTACCCTTATCTCGAAAAAGTTTATGAATACATTGCTGAAGACAAATTGGATAGCGATCTACCTACGATTCATGACGGGCACGAGAATCAAAAGGTATTGGATCGAATAAGAAAACAATAA